A single window of Elgaria multicarinata webbii isolate HBS135686 ecotype San Diego chromosome 17, rElgMul1.1.pri, whole genome shotgun sequence DNA harbors:
- the ANTKMT gene encoding adenine nucleotide translocase lysine N-methyltransferase: protein MDPEDAEELAAEMHGRTVDGWGLLQIAAGTGLTAYVVWAGILMPGFRKVPLRLQVPYVPASAEQVENVMSLLKGRSGKMVDLGSGDGRIVLEAYNRGFRPAVGYELNPWLLRLSSYRAWKAGCYEKVSYRREDLWKVNLSDCKNVTVFLAPSVLLLLERKLLMELPDEARVVAGRFPLPSWTPSNTAGEGLNRAWAYDIRTVRQAEQDKPEGSPV, encoded by the exons ATGGATCCTGAGGACGCAGAAGAGCTGGCAGCTGAGATGCACGGACGGACTGTGGATGGCTGGGGCCTCCTGCAAATTGCAGCAGGCACCGGTTTGACGGCCTACGTTGTGTGGGCTGGAATTCTCATGCCAGGCTTCCGCAAAGTGCCTTTACGGTTACAG GTCCCGTATGTCCCAGCGAGTGCTGAGCAAGTGGAGAATGTGATGTCGCTGTTGAAAGGACGCTCTGGGAAGATGGTAGATTTGGGGTCAGGAGATGGCAGAATA GTACTGGAGGCTTACAATCGAGGATTCAGGCCAGCTGTTGGCTACGAACTCAATCCGTGGCTGCTGCGACTGTCCAGCTATCGCGCCTGGAAGGCTGGGTGTTACGAGAAGGTTTCCTACCGTCGGGAAGATCTTTGGAAG gtgaaTCTGTCGGACTGTAAGAATGTCACTGTGTTCCTGGCACCCAGTGTG ttgCTGCTCCTGGAAAGAAAGTTGCTGATGGAGCTTCCGGATGAGGCCCGCGTGGTCGCCGGACGTTTCCCTCTCCCCAGCTGGACACCCAGCAACACGGCAGGGGAAGGTCTCAACAGAGCCTGGGCCTATGATATCAGGACTGTACGTCAAGCAGAGCAGGACAAGCCAGAGGGAAGCCCAGTGTAA